From Fusobacterium mortiferum ATCC 9817, a single genomic window includes:
- a CDS encoding RnfABCDGE type electron transport complex subunit D: MTNILKMGPSPHIRTSETVEKVMYDVIISLIPAFLFAVYVFGIRAFIVTAVSILTCMVTEYLCQKVMGQEPSIFDGSAIITGILFSFVIPVIMPLQYVIVGCVVSIGLGKMVFGGLGHNVFNPALVGRAFVQASWPVAITTFAYDGKAGATVLDAMKRGISLDSALLEGGNQYVQAFIGRMGGCLGETSALALLIGGIYLIYKKQIDWKVPAIIIGTVFVLTWAMGGDPLMHILSGGLFLGAFYMATDMVTSPHTPKGKIIYALLLGLLISMIRMKGGYPEGVAYSILIMNGVVPLINRYTKPKKFGEVKANEK, encoded by the coding sequence GTGACTAATATTTTGAAAATGGGGCCATCACCTCATATAAGAACATCAGAAACAGTTGAAAAAGTAATGTATGATGTAATTATATCACTAATACCAGCATTCTTATTTGCTGTTTATGTATTTGGTATAAGAGCATTTATAGTAACAGCAGTATCAATACTTACTTGTATGGTTACTGAGTATTTATGTCAAAAAGTAATGGGGCAAGAGCCATCTATATTTGATGGAAGTGCTATCATCACAGGGATATTATTTTCATTTGTAATTCCAGTTATTATGCCATTACAATATGTAATTGTAGGTTGTGTAGTATCTATTGGACTTGGAAAAATGGTATTTGGAGGACTTGGACACAATGTATTTAACCCTGCATTAGTAGGAAGAGCATTTGTACAAGCTTCTTGGCCAGTAGCTATCACTACATTTGCTTATGATGGAAAAGCTGGAGCAACAGTACTTGATGCTATGAAGAGAGGAATCTCATTAGACTCAGCTCTACTAGAAGGTGGAAACCAATATGTTCAAGCTTTCATAGGAAGAATGGGAGGATGTCTAGGAGAAACTTCAGCACTTGCATTATTGATAGGTGGAATTTACCTAATCTATAAAAAACAAATAGATTGGAAAGTACCAGCAATAATAATTGGTACAGTATTTGTATTAACTTGGGCAATGGGTGGAGACCCATTAATGCATATCCTTTCAGGAGGACTTTTCTTAGGAGCTTTCTATATGGCTACTGATATGGTTACAAGTCCACATACTCCAAAAGGAAAGATTATATATGCATTACTTTTAGGACTTCTAATATCAATGATTAGAATGAAAGGTGGATATCCAGAAGGAGTTGCATACTCTATCTTAATTATGAACGGAGTTGTACCTCTAATCAATAGATATACTAAACCTAAAAAATTTGGTGAGGTGAAAGCTAATGAAAAATAG
- a CDS encoding RnfABCDGE type electron transport complex subunit G: protein MKNRFVHYGLVLLVIAAVSAGVLGLVNDFTKTVIAQNNEKAQNEAKRQVLTAANEFKADEAVTAEGLEFVPGYDANGNKVGYVTTVAQPGYAGDITFILGVTLDGKIAGVRVTNQAETPGLGAKVAGIEWQDHWIGKDSSYEFNKSVDAFAGATISPTAVYTGLIRALKAYETGVSK, encoded by the coding sequence ATGAAAAATAGATTTGTACACTATGGACTAGTTCTATTAGTAATAGCTGCAGTCTCAGCTGGAGTATTAGGATTAGTAAATGATTTTACAAAAACAGTTATTGCACAAAATAATGAAAAAGCTCAAAATGAAGCAAAAAGACAAGTTTTAACAGCAGCAAATGAATTTAAAGCAGATGAAGCTGTTACAGCTGAAGGATTAGAATTTGTACCTGGATATGATGCTAATGGAAATAAAGTAGGATATGTTACAACTGTTGCTCAGCCAGGATATGCTGGAGATATAACATTTATCTTAGGAGTAACTTTAGATGGTAAAATTGCAGGAGTAAGAGTTACAAACCAAGCTGAAACTCCGGGATTAGGAGCTAAAGTTGCTGGAATTGAGTGGCAAGACCACTGGATTGGAAAAGATTCATCTTACGAGTTTAATAAATCTGTGGACGCTTTTGCAGGAGCTACTATATCTCCAACTGCTGTTTACACAGGACTTATCAGAGCTTTAAAAGCTTATGAAACTGGGGTGAGTAAATAA
- the rsxE gene encoding electron transport complex subunit RsxE produces the protein MKTNYGKIIISGIFKENPIFVLFLGLCPTLGVTSSAMNGLSMGLAVIAVLACSNLLISAFKSVIPSQVRIPAYIMIIASLVTIVQMVMEAYTPDLYKVLGLFIPLIVVNCIVLGRAESFASKNGVFASFLDGIGSGLGFTLSLTVLGMIREVLGNGTVFGIRVTPESYSPALIFILAPGAFITIAFIKAFLNYLEMKKSKEG, from the coding sequence ATGAAAACTAATTATGGGAAAATAATAATATCAGGAATTTTTAAAGAAAACCCTATATTTGTATTATTCTTAGGATTATGTCCTACACTTGGAGTTACAAGTTCAGCTATGAACGGATTATCAATGGGACTTGCTGTTATTGCAGTTCTTGCTTGTTCTAACTTATTGATATCTGCATTTAAAAGTGTAATACCATCACAAGTAAGAATACCAGCATATATTATGATAATTGCATCACTAGTTACTATAGTTCAAATGGTAATGGAGGCATATACTCCAGACTTATATAAAGTACTAGGACTATTTATTCCTCTTATCGTTGTTAACTGTATTGTACTTGGAAGAGCTGAAAGTTTTGCATCTAAAAATGGTGTATTTGCATCTTTCTTAGATGGTATTGGTTCAGGACTTGGATTTACTCTTTCATTAACAGTATTAGGAATGATTAGAGAAGTTTTAGGAAACGGAACTGTATTTGGTATAAGAGTAACACCTGAATCTTATTCACCAGCTCTTATATTTATCTTAGCTCCAGGGGCATTTATTACTATTGCCTTTATAAAAGCTTTCCTTAACTATCTTGAAATGAAAAAGAGTAAGGAGGGATAA
- the rsxA gene encoding electron transport complex subunit RsxA → MSFGSLFSIIIGSIFINNVIFAKFLGCCPFMGVSKKVDASLGMGMAVTFVITIASAVTWLVYHFLLAPFGLGYLQTIAFILIIAALVQFVEMAIAKTSPSLYKALGVFLPLITTNCAVLGVAIINIQEGYNFIETVVNGFAVAVGFSLALVLLAGIRERIEYSAIPAPFKGIPIAFICAGLLAMAFMGFSGMQI, encoded by the coding sequence GTGAGTTTTGGTAGTTTATTCAGTATAATTATTGGTTCAATATTTATAAATAACGTTATTTTTGCTAAGTTCTTAGGATGTTGTCCATTTATGGGAGTATCTAAAAAAGTTGATGCTTCTTTAGGAATGGGAATGGCTGTAACATTCGTTATAACTATTGCTTCTGCAGTTACTTGGCTTGTTTATCATTTTTTATTAGCTCCATTTGGATTGGGATATCTTCAAACTATTGCTTTTATTCTGATAATTGCAGCATTAGTTCAATTTGTTGAAATGGCTATTGCTAAGACATCACCATCACTATATAAAGCACTAGGAGTTTTCCTACCTCTTATCACTACAAACTGTGCAGTGCTAGGAGTTGCCATCATCAATATTCAAGAGGGATATAACTTTATTGAAACTGTTGTAAATGGTTTTGCAGTTGCAGTGGGATTCTCACTAGCATTAGTTTTACTTGCTGGAATCAGAGAAAGAATAGAGTATTCAGCAATTCCAGCTCCATTCAAAGGAATTCCTATTGCCTTTATCTGTGCAGGATTACTTGCTATGGCATTTATGGGATTCAGTGGTATGCAAATATAA
- a CDS encoding RnfABCDGE type electron transport complex subunit B, translating into MEAVLIPAIVLGLTGLAMGLFLAFASIKFEVQVDPKIEAISGILPGANCGGCGFPGCSGYAAAIVEQGAPMSLCAPGGAAVAAKIGEIMGASVDVSSEKVVARVLCQGDNTRTTKIYKFDGELQTCAAMMLYAGGDKSCVYSCLGHGDCEKVCPVGAIKVNEKGIAEVDEDKCISCGLCQKACPKKVIAMLPQSKKVTVTCSSKEKGAAAKKACTTACIGCGICAKNCPVGAITVENNLAKIDPAKCISCGICATKCPTKAIVSDVEPKKAEIIEENCKGCTACARKCPVGAIEGAVKEKHHVITEKCVGCGICFDTCKFKAIKMNVIK; encoded by the coding sequence ATGGAGGCAGTATTAATACCAGCCATTGTGTTGGGGTTAACAGGACTTGCTATGGGACTATTCCTTGCATTTGCTTCTATTAAATTCGAAGTGCAAGTAGACCCAAAAATAGAAGCAATCAGTGGAATTCTTCCAGGGGCAAACTGTGGAGGATGTGGATTTCCAGGATGTTCTGGATATGCAGCTGCAATAGTAGAACAAGGAGCACCAATGTCATTATGTGCACCTGGTGGAGCAGCTGTAGCAGCTAAAATTGGAGAGATTATGGGAGCATCAGTAGATGTTTCTTCTGAAAAAGTTGTAGCTAGAGTACTATGTCAAGGTGATAATACTAGAACTACTAAGATATATAAATTTGATGGAGAGTTACAAACTTGTGCTGCTATGATGCTTTATGCTGGTGGAGATAAATCTTGTGTATATTCATGTTTAGGACATGGAGATTGTGAGAAAGTTTGTCCAGTAGGGGCTATCAAAGTAAATGAGAAAGGTATAGCTGAAGTTGATGAAGATAAATGTATCTCTTGTGGACTTTGTCAAAAAGCTTGTCCAAAGAAAGTAATAGCTATGTTACCACAAAGTAAAAAAGTAACTGTTACTTGCTCTTCTAAAGAAAAAGGAGCAGCAGCTAAAAAAGCTTGTACTACAGCTTGTATAGGATGTGGAATTTGTGCTAAGAACTGTCCAGTAGGAGCTATTACAGTTGAAAATAACTTAGCTAAGATAGATCCAGCTAAATGTATCTCTTGTGGAATCTGTGCTACTAAATGTCCTACAAAAGCTATTGTTAGTGATGTAGAACCTAAGAAAGCTGAGATTATAGAGGAGAATTGTAAGGGATGTACAGCTTGTGCTAGAAAGTGTCCTGTAGGAGCTATTGAAGGAGCTGTAAAAGAAAAACACCATGTAATCACTGAAAAATGTGTAGGATGTGGAATCTGTTTTGATACTTGTAAATTCAAAGCTATAAAAATGAATGTTATAAAGTAA
- a CDS encoding RNA-binding domain-containing protein — MGLPTNINTLLSGNVVEWARIEFKESWKPEVSLKTICAFANDIDNWGGGYLILGVEEENGRPKFPIKGIPIDKVDDILKDLLNKCKMIQPEYLPVVEVVDFQERKLIVIWAPGGDLRPYKSPKSFTYSNGKATASTKKIPYIRRMASTIMPSLSEENLLYSLANKIPFDDRVNQQSELEDLNVTLIKSYLTKVKSSLINSIENEEFYSICQNMGIVNTLPEYRKPKNIGLLFFNMEPDKFFPYTQIEVVEFPDGVGGDKIIEKIFKGPLDQQLQDALRYIQNNIIKEEIIKFPDRAESDRYYNYPFAAIEEALANAVYHKGYDVREPIEVRVEPDKIEILSFPGPDRSITIEGLRNYRVVNRRYRNRRIGEFLKELHLTEGRNTGFGKILRALEKNGSPKPEFETDENRNYFITRLYIKDNFLNKKNSQNVVQNVVQNVVQNIKIDVKTKKRRERLLKILEIISENSEITIEELAIKLNITKRTIDRDIQYLKELKLLERKEDSLLLINNLKVDG, encoded by the coding sequence ATGGGATTACCAACTAATATAAATACATTACTTTCTGGAAATGTTGTAGAGTGGGCTAGAATAGAGTTTAAGGAAAGTTGGAAGCCAGAAGTTTCTTTAAAAACAATTTGTGCTTTTGCTAATGATATTGACAATTGGGGTGGAGGATATTTAATATTAGGAGTAGAAGAAGAAAATGGACGTCCAAAATTTCCAATAAAGGGCATACCAATTGATAAAGTAGATGATATATTAAAAGATCTATTGAATAAATGTAAAATGATACAACCAGAGTATTTGCCAGTTGTAGAAGTAGTAGATTTTCAAGAAAGAAAACTAATAGTAATTTGGGCTCCAGGAGGAGATTTAAGACCATATAAATCTCCTAAAAGCTTTACTTATAGTAATGGAAAAGCGACTGCAAGTACAAAGAAAATACCATATATAAGAAGAATGGCTAGTACAATTATGCCATCTTTAAGTGAAGAGAATCTACTATATTCTCTAGCAAATAAAATACCTTTTGATGATAGAGTAAATCAACAATCAGAATTAGAGGATTTAAATGTAACTTTAATAAAAAGCTATTTAACAAAGGTAAAAAGTTCTTTAATAAATAGCATAGAAAATGAAGAGTTCTATAGTATTTGTCAAAATATGGGAATAGTAAATACTCTCCCAGAATATAGAAAACCTAAAAATATAGGATTACTATTTTTTAATATGGAACCAGATAAATTTTTTCCATATACACAAATAGAAGTTGTAGAATTTCCAGATGGAGTTGGTGGAGATAAAATAATTGAGAAAATTTTTAAAGGACCTTTAGATCAACAGTTACAAGATGCCTTGAGATATATACAAAATAATATAATTAAGGAAGAAATCATTAAATTTCCAGATAGGGCTGAAAGTGATAGATATTACAATTATCCTTTTGCAGCAATAGAAGAAGCCTTAGCAAATGCTGTTTATCATAAAGGATATGATGTAAGAGAACCAATTGAAGTGAGAGTAGAACCAGATAAGATAGAGATATTAAGTTTTCCTGGACCAGATCGTTCTATAACAATAGAGGGATTAAGAAACTATCGGGTAGTAAATAGAAGATATAGAAACCGTAGAATAGGAGAGTTTTTAAAGGAATTACATTTAACTGAGGGAAGAAATACTGGATTTGGAAAAATATTAAGAGCATTGGAAAAAAATGGATCACCAAAACCAGAATTTGAAACTGATGAGAATAGAAATTATTTTATAACAAGACTATATATTAAAGATAACTTTTTAAATAAAAAAAATTCTCAAAATGTCGTTCAAAATGTCGTTCAAAATGTCGTTCAAAATATTAAAATAGATGTAAAAACCAAAAAAAGAAGAGAAAGGTTATTAAAAATTTTAGAAATTATATCTGAAAACTCTGAAATAACAATTGAAGAATTAGCTATAAAACTAAATATAACTAAAAGAACAATAGATAGAGATATACAATATTTAAAAGAATTAAAGCTTTTAGAAAGAAAAGAAGATTCTCTTCTTTTAATTAATAATTTAAAAGTAGATGGATAA
- a CDS encoding M20 family metallopeptidase translates to MNIKELAEKNRDYVINLRREFHQIPEPSLEEYETSKRIQEELDKMGIKYKVVAKTGVVAEIGGKQPGKVVALRADIDALQVTECTGVDYASKHPGMMHACGHDGHASMLLGAAKILKEIEGDIKGTVKLYFQPGEEVAQGAKLMLKEEPLKGVADGCFAIHLWADIPVGKISIEEGPRMASADLLKIEIKGKGGHGSLPHQAIDSVVAGSAVVMNLQSIVSREISPLESAVVTIGSFQSGTRFNVISNQATLEGTVRTFSKETCKNIENAIRRIVKSTCEAYRAEGEVFYTYGTTPVINDTTCSKVAEGAVEKLLGREGVAKFEKITGGEDFCYFLDEVPGVLAFVGINNPEKAANYPHHHEKFNMDEDGLVYGMGLYAQFAIDFLNK, encoded by the coding sequence ATGAATATTAAAGAATTAGCAGAAAAAAATAGAGATTATGTTATCAATCTAAGAAGGGAATTTCATCAAATTCCAGAACCTAGCCTAGAGGAATATGAAACTTCTAAAAGAATCCAAGAAGAATTAGATAAAATGGGGATAAAATACAAAGTAGTAGCTAAAACTGGTGTTGTTGCTGAAATAGGTGGAAAACAACCTGGAAAAGTAGTAGCTCTTAGAGCTGATATTGATGCATTACAAGTTACTGAATGTACTGGTGTAGACTATGCCTCTAAACATCCTGGTATGATGCATGCTTGTGGACATGATGGACATGCTTCTATGCTATTAGGTGCTGCTAAAATTTTAAAAGAAATTGAAGGAGATATCAAAGGAACTGTTAAACTTTATTTCCAACCTGGGGAAGAGGTTGCACAAGGTGCTAAACTTATGTTAAAAGAGGAACCTTTAAAAGGAGTAGCAGATGGATGCTTTGCTATACACCTTTGGGCTGATATTCCAGTAGGTAAAATCTCTATAGAAGAGGGACCTAGAATGGCATCAGCTGACCTTTTAAAAATAGAGATAAAAGGAAAGGGAGGACATGGCTCTCTACCTCATCAAGCTATAGACTCAGTAGTAGCTGGTTCTGCAGTTGTTATGAATTTACAATCTATAGTTAGTAGAGAGATTAGTCCTCTAGAATCTGCAGTTGTTACTATTGGTTCTTTCCAATCTGGAACTAGATTCAATGTCATCTCCAATCAAGCTACATTAGAAGGAACTGTTAGAACATTTAGTAAAGAAACTTGTAAAAATATAGAAAACGCAATAAGAAGAATTGTAAAATCTACTTGTGAAGCTTATAGAGCGGAAGGAGAGGTATTCTATACTTATGGAACTACCCCTGTAATCAACGATACAACTTGTTCTAAAGTAGCTGAAGGAGCTGTAGAAAAATTACTAGGTAGAGAGGGAGTAGCAAAATTTGAAAAGATTACTGGTGGAGAAGATTTCTGTTACTTCTTAGATGAAGTTCCTGGAGTATTAGCCTTTGTAGGAATAAACAATCCTGAAAAAGCAGCTAACTATCCACATCACCATGAAAAATTTAATATGGATGAAGATGGCTTAGTATATGGTATGGGATTATATGCTCAATTTGCCATAGATTTCTTAAATAAATAG
- a CDS encoding autotransporter domain-containing protein has protein sequence MGAFGKPDISSESNIFHHNGKIYLAAKPETSRESKKRVVYATSDNGKTWERVEENFIPDDVAACESSSLSLNDKVYLVAYTKDKPERRTRVFLTTNTGKHLQIFDTKIDGYTSMSQDLDNLYIFHEGKAGEGEMLFRRFDISAKEYANINAQILNRGTDLLDVQDKLFASRSYLTGEYASQDNSGVEAVILNGNYKIGAFHKNSKENSKDVYRTIEYNTEDTTLVLSQDNVITNNDNIFAGYQYTKLSYLNGSKNDINSFVIGYSLNHKFENDFGYNLGINGIYSNNKLDRNEAEGLGKSASFDSYSISLKNEIYRDIKVQENTNLNLATGLRTTYFGHDDIKEKNGNGFNDAYVDSSTNFSNEIYLKASAEHDIRFNEKFAAKIGANVGYNKELMNVDDWRDKFTILDVEKEYARPVEKHSAGIANAGFHLTLDFADKVETTLAYTVDSTGEGITTGRLTYKF, from the coding sequence GTGGGAGCATTTGGAAAACCTGATATAAGTAGTGAAAGTAATATATTTCACCATAATGGAAAAATATATTTAGCTGCTAAACCTGAAACTAGCAGGGAATCTAAAAAAAGAGTTGTTTATGCTACTTCTGATAATGGAAAAACTTGGGAAAGAGTTGAAGAAAATTTTATTCCTGATGATGTTGCAGCTTGTGAAAGTAGTAGTTTATCCTTAAATGATAAAGTATATTTAGTTGCTTATACTAAAGATAAACCTGAAAGAAGAACAAGAGTATTTCTTACTACTAATACCGGAAAACATCTTCAAATTTTTGATACGAAAATAGATGGTTATACTTCTATGTCTCAGGACCTAGATAATCTTTATATTTTCCATGAAGGAAAAGCAGGAGAAGGAGAAATGCTTTTCAGAAGATTTGATATCTCTGCTAAAGAATATGCTAATATCAACGCTCAAATTCTTAATAGAGGTACTGACCTACTTGATGTACAAGATAAACTGTTTGCTAGTAGATCGTACTTAACTGGAGAATATGCTAGTCAAGATAACTCTGGAGTAGAAGCTGTTATCTTAAATGGTAATTATAAAATTGGGGCTTTTCATAAAAATTCTAAAGAAAATAGTAAAGATGTATATAGAACTATAGAGTACAATACTGAAGATACTACCTTAGTTCTTTCTCAAGATAATGTTATTACAAATAATGATAATATTTTTGCTGGATATCAATATACTAAACTAAGTTATCTAAACGGAAGTAAAAATGATATCAATTCCTTTGTTATTGGTTACTCTTTAAATCATAAATTTGAAAATGATTTTGGGTATAATCTAGGAATAAATGGTATCTATAGTAACAATAAATTAGATAGAAATGAAGCTGAAGGATTAGGTAAATCAGCAAGTTTTGATTCATATAGTATATCTTTAAAAAATGAGATATATAGAGATATAAAAGTTCAAGAAAATACTAATCTTAATCTAGCTACTGGTCTAAGAACTACTTACTTTGGACATGACGATATAAAAGAAAAAAATGGAAATGGATTTAATGATGCTTATGTTGATAGTTCTACAAATTTTTCTAATGAGATATACCTTAAAGCCAGTGCTGAACATGACATAAGATTTAATGAAAAATTTGCTGCTAAAATAGGAGCAAATGTTGGATATAATAAAGAACTTATGAATGTTGATGATTGGAGAGATAAATTTACTATTTTAGATGTTGAAAAAGAGTATGCTAGACCTGTTGAAAAACATAGTGCTGGAATAGCAAATGCTGGTTTCCATCTGACTTTAGATTTTGCTGATAAAGTAGAAACTACTCTTGCTTATACTGTTGATTCCACTGGAGAAGGTATAACTACTGGTAGACTAACTTACAAATTCTAA
- a CDS encoding exo-alpha-sialidase, which translates to MKRLALLTLFCSLATGVIAAPNDGWNEGMILFKKGDTTNTNYYRIPAITTTSQGTIIAVADYRHNGYGDIGLNTGVDFAIKISHDGGNTWSDKTIITPENGLGISDPAIVHNSDTGRTFLFGYQNDKFITTKPTSEKSDFFMYTSDDGGKTWDKGQSLKDLTPEGYKYVLQGPGSGMYYNGTIYMPIQA; encoded by the coding sequence ATGAAAAGATTAGCATTACTTACACTTTTTTGTTCACTTGCTACTGGAGTTATTGCAGCACCTAATGATGGTTGGAATGAAGGAATGATTTTATTTAAAAAAGGAGATACTACAAATACAAATTATTATAGAATTCCTGCTATTACAACTACTTCCCAAGGTACTATAATTGCAGTAGCTGATTATAGACACAATGGATATGGTGATATTGGATTAAATACTGGTGTTGATTTTGCCATAAAAATTTCTCATGATGGTGGAAATACATGGAGTGATAAAACTATTATTACTCCTGAAAATGGATTAGGAATATCAGATCCTGCTATTGTACACAATAGCGACACTGGTCGAACTTTTCTTTTTGGATACCAAAATGATAAATTTATAACTACTAAGCCTACCAGTGAAAAATCTGATTTTTTTATGTATACCTCAGATGATGGTGGAAAAACTTGGGATAAAGGTCAAAGTTTGAAAGATTTAACTCCAGAAGGATATAAATATGTATTACAAGGACCTGGAAGTGGAATGTATTACAATGGTACTATCTATATGCCTATTCAAGCCTAG
- a CDS encoding acyltransferase family protein, translated as MYLDYINYFRGFAILLVVLGHFLYFPESTVTEKLIKAIIKGGTSPFVFISGFLFHHIFYRRGFDYKKFMKNKLKNVLLPYTIVVIPGLIYAVHQHQLDLFIYEKNKILYTLLYYLSGNALTATWYIPFAMLLFIASPIFIKFIELEDRRQRIIIFLLLIISMIIQRPIRDLTINIFQAFIYFSPFYCLGIYISMNKERARDILEKNILYLGILWGITLALQVRYNILETMQKSIFEIKGIDLVAPEKFFICLFFLGVFMKLEKVENSLGKMIKKSLSILADCSFGIFFIHNYFILMFWERYHNGMDMLESLELGIVTIILSTIIVLLFKKIFGKKSRILIGS; from the coding sequence ATGTATCTAGATTATATTAACTATTTTAGAGGATTTGCTATATTGCTGGTTGTGTTAGGGCATTTTCTATATTTTCCAGAGAGTACAGTAACAGAAAAATTGATAAAAGCAATTATCAAGGGAGGAACAAGTCCCTTTGTATTTATATCAGGTTTTCTATTTCATCATATATTCTATAGAAGAGGTTTTGATTATAAAAAATTTATGAAAAATAAGTTAAAAAATGTATTGCTTCCTTATACTATAGTAGTTATTCCAGGGCTTATCTATGCAGTACATCAGCACCAGTTAGATTTATTTATATATGAAAAAAATAAAATACTATATACATTACTTTATTATTTATCAGGGAATGCTCTTACTGCTACTTGGTATATTCCCTTTGCTATGTTATTATTTATAGCTTCACCTATATTTATCAAATTTATAGAGTTAGAAGATAGAAGACAGAGGATAATTATTTTTTTATTATTGATTATAAGCATGATAATTCAAAGACCTATTAGAGATCTTACAATAAATATTTTTCAAGCTTTTATATATTTCTCTCCATTTTATTGCCTAGGAATATATATATCTATGAATAAAGAGAGAGCAAGAGATATACTAGAGAAAAATATATTATATCTTGGAATTTTATGGGGAATAACTTTAGCATTACAAGTAAGATATAATATTTTAGAAACTATGCAGAAAAGTATTTTTGAAATAAAAGGAATAGATTTAGTAGCTCCAGAAAAATTTTTTATCTGCCTTTTCTTTTTAGGAGTTTTTATGAAATTGGAAAAAGTAGAGAATAGTTTAGGAAAGATGATAAAAAAATCTTTAAGTATATTAGCAGATTGTAGCTTTGGAATATTTTTTATACACAATTATTTTATCTTAATGTTTTGGGAGAGATACCATAATGGAATGGATATGTTAGAAAGTTTAGAATTAGGAATAGTTACTATTATACTATCTACAATAATAGTGTTGTTGTTTAAAAAGATTTTTGGCAAAAAGAGTAGAATATTAATTGGAAGCTGA